DNA from Roseomonas gilardii subsp. gilardii:
TGCTCGAATGGGGCTTCCGCGAGTTCGACAACGTCACCCTGTTCCGTGCCGCCGAGACGGTGGAGGAAGCGCCTGTCTATCTGGGCGACCGGCCGACCGTGCCGCTGGTCGGCGGGCGCGACCTCGTCCTCACCCTGCCGCGCGGCTGGCGGAAGAACCTGGAGGTCAAGGTCAGCTACAGCGCGCCGTTGCAGGCCCCGGTGGCCAAGGGGCAGGAGGTGGGCAAGATCCATGTCTCTGGCCAGGGCGTGCCGGAGATGAGCCTGCCGCTGATCGCCGGCGCCGATATCGGGAAAATGGGGCTCGTGGCCCGCATCCCGGCGGTGATCGGGCGCTGGGTCTCGGGCTCCTGAGCAGACCTGCATCCATGATGACGGGCCGGCTGATCACGCTGGAGGGCGGAGAAGGGGCGGGGAAGACCACGCTCGCCCGCGCCCTGGTCCAGCGCCTGGCCCTGGCCGGCCTGCCGGTGCTGCGCACGCGTGAGCCCGGCGGCGCGCCGGGGGCGGAGGCAGTGCGCCGCCTCGTGCTGGAGCGTGGCGGCTGGGACCCTGTGGCCGAGGCCATGCTGATGGCGGCCGCCCGGCGCGAACATGTGGCCCATACGGTGCGCCCGGCGCTGGAGGCCGGGATCTGGGTGGTCTCCGACCGCTTCGCCGACAGCACCATGGTCTATCAGGGCCTCGCGGGGCCGGTCGGGCCGGAACGCTGCCGAACCCTCGCCGATCTGGCGCTGGAGGGGCTGAAGCCCGACCTGACCCTGGTGCTGGACGTGCCGCCGGGCACCGGGACGCGCCGTGCCCTGGGCCGCGGCGACACCAACCGCTTCGAGGCGCGGGAGCAGGCCTTCCACGAGCGCGTCCGCCAGGGCTTCCGCGATATCGCGGCGGCCGAGCCGGGACGTTGTGCCGTGCTGGATGCCACGGGCACGCCGCATGCGGTGCTGCTGTCCGCGCTGGCCGCGATCCGGGACCGGCTGGGGCAGGGGGCATGAGCCCGCCGCCGGAACCGCGGGGCAATCCCGACCTCTTCGGCCAGGACGGCGCCGCCCTGGCCCTGCTGGATGCGGCGAGGGGGGCGGCCGCACCATGCCTGGCTCTTCGCCGGCCCCCTGGGGGTGGGCAAGGCGACGCTGGCCTATCGCTATGCCCGCTGGCTCCTGGCCGGGCAGCCCGATGCCGTGGAGCAGCCGCTGCGGGTCGATCCGCGCGACCCCGTCTTCGCCCGGGTGGCGAACGGTGCCCATGCCGATCTGCGGACGCTTTCGCCCGAGGTGGCCGAGGGCAAGGTGAAGCGGCAGATCTCGGTGGAAGAGGCGCGGGAGGTGCCGCGCTTCCTGTCCATGACTCCCGCCGAGGGCGGCTGGCGCGCGGTGATCGTGGATGAGGCCGCGGCCCTGGCGAACGAGGCACAGAACGCCCTGCTCAAGACGCTGGAGGAACCGCCGGCCCGGGCGGTGCTGATCCTGGTCACGGACGCGCCGGACCGGCTTCTGCCCACGGTGCGCTCCCGCTGCCGGCGGCTCGATCTGCCGGCGCTGGAGACGCCGCTGCTGGAAAGCCTGCTGGCCCGCTGGCTGCCGGAGATGGGCGAGGGGGAGCGTGCCACGCTGGCTGGCCTCGCCGCCGGCTCCCCGGGCCGGGCTCTGCGGCTTGCCGAGGGCGAGGCCCTGGCCTTGCAGGAGGAGGTGGAGTCCTTCCTCCGCAGCCTGCCGAGGCCGGAGCCGCGCGCCCTGCACAATCTGGCCGACCGCCTGGCCGCCAAGCGGGACGGCAGCAGCTTCACCACCTTCGTCAACCTGTTGCGCGACGCGATCGCCACGGCGGTCCGCCAGGCCGGCCGGGGCGCCCCGCCGCCGCCCTGGCTGGGGATGCGCCCGCTTGCGGACTGGGCGGGGCTGTGGGACACCCTGGGGCGAATGGCGGAAGAGACGGAGCTGCTGAACCTCGATCGCAAGCAGGCGGTCCTGGTCGGCCTCGGCGCGCTCGCGGAGCCCCAGGGGACGTCGCAAACCGGCGGTCCCGGGCGACGCTGACCACCGCGACCCACCGTCGCCTCCGCCCCTGATGCAGCGCGAGCGATGGGAACGCGACGATGAGCGAAGCGCAGCGCTTCTTTCTCACCACCCCGATCTACTACGTGAACGACAAGCCGCATATCGGCCATGCCTATACCGGCATCGCCGCCGATGTGCTGGCGCGCTGGAAGCGCATGGCCGGCTTTGACGTCCTGTTCCTGACCGGCACGGACGAGCATGGGCAGAAGGTGGAGAAGGCGGCCCAGACAGCGGGGGAGGACCCGCAGGCTTTCACCGACCGCGTCTCCCAGGCCTTCCGCGACCTGGCGAAGCTGGACGGGTTGTCCAACGACGACTTCATCCGCACCACGGAGGAGCGGCACAAGAAGGCCTGCGCCGCGCTGTGGCAGAGGCTCGTCGAGAAGGGCCAGATCTATCTGGGCCATTACGAAGGCTGGTACGCCGTCCGCGACGAGGCTTTCTATGGCCCCGACGAGATCGAGGAGCGCGACGGGCAGCGCTATGCCATCGCCTCCGGCGCCCCGGTCGAGTGGACGCAGGAGCCGTCCTACTTCTTCCGCCTGAGCGAATGGGGCGGGAAGCTGCTGGAGTTCTACGAGGCCAACCCGGACTTCATCGCGCCGAATTCCCGCCGCAACGAGGTGCTGAGCTTCGTGAAGGCGGGGCTGCAGGATCTCTCCATCTCGCGCACCTCCTTCACCTGGGGCGTGCCGGTGCCGGGGGACGAGAAGCATGTGATGTATGTCTGGCTCGACGCGCTCACCAACTACCTGACCGCGGCGGGCTATCCCGGCGAGGCGCCCTGGTGGCCGGCCGATGTGCATTTCGTGGGCAAGGACATCCTGCGCTTCCATGCCATCTATTGGCCCGCCTTTCTGATGGCTGCCGATCTGCCGCCGCCGAAGCGTGTCTTCGCCCATGGCTGGTGGACGAATGAGGGGCGGAAGATCTCCAAATCCCTGGGCAATGTGATCGATCCCGTGGCGCTGGTGGAGGAATTCGCCCTCGACCCGGTGCGCTATTTCCTGCTGCGCGAAGTGCCCTTCGGCAATGATGGCGATTTCAGCCGGAAGGCCCTGATCTCCCGCCTGAACAACGAGCTGGCGAACGATCTTGGCAATCTGGCTCAGCGTACCCTGTCGATGATCCAGCGGAATTGCGATGGCCGGCTGCCGCCGCTGAGCCCACCGACGGAAGCCGACCGCGAGTTGCTGGAGGCCATGGGCAGCCTGCCTGACTCGGTGGGCGAAGCCCTCGACCGCCAGGCCTTCCACGAGGCGCTGGAGCGGATCTGGGTGGTCGTGCGCCTGGGCAACGCCTGGATCGATGCGCAGAAGCCCTGGTCGCTGAAGAAGACCGACCCGGAGCGCATGGGCGCGGTGCTGCGCAACCTGCACAGCACGCTGCGGATGCTGGCCACGGTGCTGCTGCCCTTCATGCCCGGCACCATGGGGGCGCTGCTGGATCAGCTCGGCGTGGGCGAGGGGGAGCGGACGCTCTCCACACTGAAGGCCCTGCCGGAAGGCACGGTGCTGCCGCCGCCGACGCCGCTGTTCCGCAAGATCGAGGTCGAGGCGTGATCGAAACGATCACCGACAGCCACTGCCATCTCGACTACTTCAGCGAGGAGGAGGTCGAGGCGGTGGTTGGCCGTGCCCGCGAGGCGGGCGTGGGGCGGATGATCACCATCGGCACCAAGATCGCTCAGGCGGAGGCGGTGAGGGGGCTGACCGAGCGCTTCCCGGATGTCTGGGGCACGGTCGGCGTGCATCCGCTGAGCATCCATGAGGTGCCGATGCCGGAGGAGGCCGAGATCGCCGCCGCCGCCGACCATCCGCGCATCGTGGGCATCGGCGAGACCGGGCTGGACTACCACTACGCGGCCGAGCATGCGGCCATCCAGGCGGAGAGCTTCCGGCGCCATATCCGCGTGGCCCGGCGCCTTGGCCTGCCGGTCGTGGTGCATACGCGCGCGGCGGATGAGGACACGGCCCGCATCCTGCGCGAGGAGCGTGAGTCGGGTGGGGCTTTCGATGTGCTGCTGCACTGCTTCTCCTCCGGCCGCGCCCTGGCGGAGGAGGTCGTGGCGGCGGGCGGCCATGTCTCCTTCTCCGGCATCATGACCTTCCCGAAAAGCCAGGATATCAGGGATGTGGCACGCGATCTTCCAGCGGATCGTCTGCTCGTGGAAACGGACGCGCCCTATCTCGCGCCAGCACCTTTCCGCGGCAAGCGCTGCGAGCCGGCCCATGTCATGCACACGGCCCGGAAACTGGCCGAAGTCAGGGGGATGAGCCTGGAAGAGCTTGCCGCACTGACCACAGGAAACGTCAGAAGGCTTTTCAAGAAGATCGCCTAAGGAGCTGTTCTTGTTGAAAATCACTATTCTGGGCTGTGGCAGTTCCGGAGGCGTGCCGATCATCGGCGGTGCGGATGGGCATGGCGACTGGGGGGCCTGCGACCCTGGTGAGCCACGGAACCGCCGCAGCCGTTCCAGCATCCTGATCCAGGAGATCGGCGGGCAAACCCTGCTGGTCGATGCCGGACCCGACATGCGGACGCAGCTTCTGGCTGTGGGCTGCGCCTGGGTGGATGCGATCCTGCTGACCCATTCCCATGCCGACCACGTCATGGGGCTGGACGATGTGCGGCAGCTCAACCGCCTCATGGACCGGGCCTTGCCGTGCTTCGGCACGCTGGCGACGCTGGAGGATGCCGCTCGCCGCTTCGACTATGCCTTCCGTGAGCCGACACCGACCTTCTATCGGCCGGCGCTGGTACCCGTGGAGATCGATGCGGGGCAGGAGATCGAGGCCGCCGGCTTTCCGATCCGTCTGTTCCGGCAGGACCATAAGGTCATGGACACGCTGGGGCTGAGGATCGGCAACTTCGCTTATTCGACCGATGTGGTGGTGATGCCGGAGGAAAGCCTGGAGCAGCTCCATGGGCTCGATACCTGGATCGTCGGCTGTTTCGGCCGGCGCCCGCATCCGGTGCATGCGCATCTGGAGCAGGTGGTGCAATGGGTGGAGCAGATCCGTCCGCGCCGTACGATCCTGACGCATATGGGGCCGGATCTGGACTGGGCCTGGATGCAGGCGAACCTGCCGGATGGCATCGAGGCGGCCCATGACGGGCTGGTGCTGGAAAGCCGCTGAGCCCACTCCGGCCTCTGATTATTTAACATAATATATATTATCGAAATTCTATGGACAGGCCCATGAACCCAGCCAATCCGTCCTCCCCCGGCTTTTCCTCCGCTCCGGAAGGACCGGAACGCGAGGATGCGGCCCGGGAGATCCGGCGCCTCCTGAACATCATGGCGCGGCTCCGGGCTCCGGATGGTTGCCCCTGGGATCAGGTACAGGATTTCGACAGCATCGCGCCCTATACGATCGAGGAAGCCTATGAGGTCGCGGACGCCATCGCCCGCCGCGACTGGCCGGCCCTGCGCGACGAGTTGGGCGACCTGTTGTTCCAGGCCGTCTATCACGCGCAGATGGCCGAGGAAGCCGGGCATTTCCGCTTCGCTGACGTGGCGCGCTCCATCGGCGACAAGATGCTGGCGCGGCACCCGCATGTCTTCGGCTCGGCAGAGATCGCCGACGCCGCCGCCCAGACCGAGGCCTGGGAGGTCCGCAAATCCGCCGAACGGGCCAGGCGTGGCGAGACCGGGACGCTGGCGGGAGTGCCGGATGCCCTCCCCGCCCTGACCCGCGCCGCCAAGCTGACCCGCCGGGCCGGCCGGGTCGGCTTCGACTGGCCGGACGCGGAATCCGTGCTGGAAAAGCTGGCGGAGGAAACGGCGGAACTGCGGGCCGAACTGCCCGGCGCCGACCGCGCGCGGCTGGAGGACGAGATGGGCGACATGCTCTTCGTCCTGGCCAATCTGGCGCGGAAGCTGGACCTCGACCCGGAGCAGTGCCTGAACCGGGCGAATGCCAAGTTCGAACGCCGCTTCGGGGCCATCGAAGCGGCCCTGGCCAGCGAGGGCCGCGCGCCGCGCGACGCCTCGCTGGAGGAGATGGAGGCCCTCTGGCAGGCCGCCAAGGTGGCGGAACGCCAGAGGTAAGAACCTAGCCGCCCAGTAGGGTTTCCCGCAGTTCCTGCCAGGAGTCACGGTCCGGCGCGCAGATCAGCCCGCCGGCCCGCACCCGTGCCGCGCCATAGGGGCTCCCGTCGAACTGGGCGGAATAGCCCCCGGCTTCCTGGTGCAGCAGCCAACCCGGGGCGTGATCCCAGGGCATCAGGCGGTTGTAGAAGGTCGCGTGGATATGGCCGCTCGCCAGGAGCAGGTATTCATGCGCGGCGCAGCGGAAATGAAAGGTCGAGCCCAGCGCCGGCAGGCGAGTCACCACATGCGAACGCAGCGGCTCCGGCAGATAGGTCCAGGAGACCCCCGCCACCATGCGCCCCACCGGCACCGGCTCGGCCACCTGCAAGGTGCCGGTCCTGGTCCCATCCGCCGCCTCGTTCCAGGCGCCCTCGCCGCGCAGCGCCACGGTGGTGTCGTCGCTCACCGGGTCGTGGATCCAGGCGGCGATGACCTCGCCGCGCTGGAAGGCCGCCGCCATGGTGCCAAAGAGCGGCACGCCCGCGGCGAAATTCGCGGTGCCATCCACCGGATCGACCACGAAAGCCAGTTCCGCATCCGCCAGCCGGTCCAGCAATGCCGGATCGGCGGCGGTTGCTTCCTCACCCACCACCACGCAGCCCGGCAGCATGGCCTGGAGCCCGGCGGTGATGTGGCGCTCCGCCGCCTCGTCCGCATCGGTCACCAGGTCGGTCGGGCCGGTCTTGATCCGCACCGCTCCCTCCGCCAGGCGGCGGAAGCGGGGCATGATCTCACGCTGCGCCGCCTCGCGCAGCAACTGGGCAATGTCGGTCACCGCCCGGGCATTGATGGTCATGGCTGTCTCAGGGTCCCTGGCGTGTCTCGAAGCTGCCCAGATCGGCCTGGGTGAGCCGGACCCGGAGATGGATGGCATCCTCGCCATCCTCCCGGGCCAGCACCTCGCCATTCTGATAGAGCCAGGCGACGGTGGCGCCATCGGCCGGCTCCACCGAGACATCCGTCACCACCATGCCGGCGGAAAGCCGCTCGTCCAGCGCGAGACGCAGCCGGTCCAGCCCCTCGCCGGTCAGGGCCGAGACGGCGATCGCCTCCCCTGCCCCGCGCTCCGCCGCCTGATCCAGCCCGCCAAGCAGGTCGGCCTTGTTCAGCACCTCCAGCACGCGGCCGGTCCATTCCGGGTCCAGCGCCGCATCCGGGCCCTCGGCCATCTCGTTCAGCACCTCCAGCACGTCGGCGCGCTGGGCGGCCGAGTC
Protein-coding regions in this window:
- a CDS encoding inositol monophosphatase family protein, with product MTINARAVTDIAQLLREAAQREIMPRFRRLAEGAVRIKTGPTDLVTDADEAAERHITAGLQAMLPGCVVVGEEATAADPALLDRLADAELAFVVDPVDGTANFAAGVPLFGTMAAAFQRGEVIAAWIHDPVSDDTTVALRGEGAWNEAADGTRTGTLQVAEPVPVGRMVAGVSWTYLPEPLRSHVVTRLPALGSTFHFRCAAHEYLLLASGHIHATFYNRLMPWDHAPGWLLHQEAGGYSAQFDGSPYGAARVRAGGLICAPDRDSWQELRETLLGG
- the tmk gene encoding dTMP kinase — its product is MMTGRLITLEGGEGAGKTTLARALVQRLALAGLPVLRTREPGGAPGAEAVRRLVLERGGWDPVAEAMLMAAARREHVAHTVRPALEAGIWVVSDRFADSTMVYQGLAGPVGPERCRTLADLALEGLKPDLTLVLDVPPGTGTRRALGRGDTNRFEAREQAFHERVRQGFRDIAAAEPGRCAVLDATGTPHAVLLSALAAIRDRLGQGA
- the mazG gene encoding nucleoside triphosphate pyrophosphohydrolase; this encodes MNPANPSSPGFSSAPEGPEREDAAREIRRLLNIMARLRAPDGCPWDQVQDFDSIAPYTIEEAYEVADAIARRDWPALRDELGDLLFQAVYHAQMAEEAGHFRFADVARSIGDKMLARHPHVFGSAEIADAAAQTEAWEVRKSAERARRGETGTLAGVPDALPALTRAAKLTRRAGRVGFDWPDAESVLEKLAEETAELRAELPGADRARLEDEMGDMLFVLANLARKLDLDPEQCLNRANAKFERRFGAIEAALASEGRAPRDASLEEMEALWQAAKVAERQR
- the metG gene encoding methionine--tRNA ligase, whose product is MSEAQRFFLTTPIYYVNDKPHIGHAYTGIAADVLARWKRMAGFDVLFLTGTDEHGQKVEKAAQTAGEDPQAFTDRVSQAFRDLAKLDGLSNDDFIRTTEERHKKACAALWQRLVEKGQIYLGHYEGWYAVRDEAFYGPDEIEERDGQRYAIASGAPVEWTQEPSYFFRLSEWGGKLLEFYEANPDFIAPNSRRNEVLSFVKAGLQDLSISRTSFTWGVPVPGDEKHVMYVWLDALTNYLTAAGYPGEAPWWPADVHFVGKDILRFHAIYWPAFLMAADLPPPKRVFAHGWWTNEGRKISKSLGNVIDPVALVEEFALDPVRYFLLREVPFGNDGDFSRKALISRLNNELANDLGNLAQRTLSMIQRNCDGRLPPLSPPTEADRELLEAMGSLPDSVGEALDRQAFHEALERIWVVVRLGNAWIDAQKPWSLKKTDPERMGAVLRNLHSTLRMLATVLLPFMPGTMGALLDQLGVGEGERTLSTLKALPEGTVLPPPTPLFRKIEVEA
- a CDS encoding TatD family hydrolase, which gives rise to MIETITDSHCHLDYFSEEEVEAVVGRAREAGVGRMITIGTKIAQAEAVRGLTERFPDVWGTVGVHPLSIHEVPMPEEAEIAAAADHPRIVGIGETGLDYHYAAEHAAIQAESFRRHIRVARRLGLPVVVHTRAADEDTARILREERESGGAFDVLLHCFSSGRALAEEVVAAGGHVSFSGIMTFPKSQDIRDVARDLPADRLLVETDAPYLAPAPFRGKRCEPAHVMHTARKLAEVRGMSLEELAALTTGNVRRLFKKIA
- a CDS encoding MBL fold metallo-hydrolase, which codes for MKITILGCGSSGGVPIIGGADGHGDWGACDPGEPRNRRSRSSILIQEIGGQTLLVDAGPDMRTQLLAVGCAWVDAILLTHSHADHVMGLDDVRQLNRLMDRALPCFGTLATLEDAARRFDYAFREPTPTFYRPALVPVEIDAGQEIEAAGFPIRLFRQDHKVMDTLGLRIGNFAYSTDVVVMPEESLEQLHGLDTWIVGCFGRRPHPVHAHLEQVVQWVEQIRPRRTILTHMGPDLDWAWMQANLPDGIEAAHDGLVLESR
- a CDS encoding DNA polymerase III subunit delta'; this encodes MRRGGRPHHAWLFAGPLGVGKATLAYRYARWLLAGQPDAVEQPLRVDPRDPVFARVANGAHADLRTLSPEVAEGKVKRQISVEEAREVPRFLSMTPAEGGWRAVIVDEAAALANEAQNALLKTLEEPPARAVLILVTDAPDRLLPTVRSRCRRLDLPALETPLLESLLARWLPEMGEGERATLAGLAAGSPGRALRLAEGEALALQEEVESFLRSLPRPEPRALHNLADRLAAKRDGSSFTTFVNLLRDAIATAVRQAGRGAPPPPWLGMRPLADWAGLWDTLGRMAEETELLNLDRKQAVLVGLGALAEPQGTSQTGGPGRR